A region of the Cyprinus carpio isolate SPL01 chromosome A14, ASM1834038v1, whole genome shotgun sequence genome:
AGTCATAACTTGAATgatattaaactgacttaaaaacatAGGTTGCCATGACTTACtgatcttataattttttttttacagtgcatttacaAATAGAATATTTCTATAACTGCTCAAGGGACCCAAAAATGTTCATATACTCCCCCAAACATGtataactttatttcttctgtgaaatataAAAGAAGACACTTTAAAGAATGTTCAGTGTTGTTATAGTTAAgtaaaactgtatataaaaaatatgttaatgaaaatacatttacatttacattatatttatgcatataccaaatacttttatccaaagtgactaaaataaaagaggaacaaaagcttctcaatatttgtaatatacaatgGTTTATTTAATATAGAAAGGTTTATTTGACAACTGGATtaggaataaatatataaatattatatgaaaagctgactttaaaagtaaaaatgactttaaaaattaaaatcagtaatgtttccttggcaactagctgaaataaaataagtgatgAACTATTAAGCGtactataactaaaactgaaataaaaaataaattaaaactaaagtggaaattaaaaaaaaaaaactaataaaaatgacaaaaacacataaaataactaagattaaaattaaaactgaaaatataaaaatgcaaattaaatgtataaataaatggtATAATAGCATATagataatacaaaaattataaaacaatgacaGCAGAATTTATTATGTCCTTTGCAGAGCTGAAGAGATGACCATTTTGGAGGCTTATTTTGTGTTCCCAAATGGCACAGCTCTTGACTATGATGCAGTGACTTCAATCCTGAATTCAGAGGAGGTCTATAAGGAACATGGATACCAACTAACTCAGCTTGGATTTACTGgcattgtaagtaaaaaaaaaatccccttccAAATACTCCAAAAGTTAATCATGAAGGCTGAAGTTCTTatcaacatgtttttaatttccttAACAGTCGACAACTGTTACAGAGTCTACAGATGTTAAAACAGAGGTATTCATCATGATTGGTTTGATGGCTGCACTGGCGATCGTTCTTGTTGTAACAACCACCTCACTCGTGTGCATCAGAAGAAAGTAAGATCTACTGAATTAGTCTTTTAAGTTTCGATGATGTTAAAGAAACACTTACTGATTGGTTTGAATGATGCTCTTGGTACAGCTTATCAGTCTCTGTATTATACCATTCATCTACttttaaatcatttgtaatatttaaagggCTAAAATTAGCAACCATGCCTCTGAAGTTGGATGGGAAGGCACTGTAGGCTGTATATACTATACAGTGAACTTGCATGAACCCGCCTGTCAGACCTGTTCCCAACATCAGGCATTATGGAAGACCCTCTAACCTCAGTCTGGGTCACACACATTACAAATCTACTAACCAGATTCAACAGATTTAAAATAGCTCTTCTTCATGCGCAcccacacacatacgcacaagtTTCTTTATCCTGTCTGCAACCGTGTCGGATTTACAACTTAACGCTGCTGGTCTCTTTCTACCCTTTAGCTACAAGAGGAGACTGAAGGCAGCCAAAGCCATGAATTCAGCAGCCTCAGTGGTCATCGAGAATCAGAAGACCGGGCCTGTTGTTCCTGGAACAAACAAATACACCAAAGAAGGGTACAAGACAGACATCACGGGTTGCCTAAAATGCAGGCCTGTTATATAATTTTGAACAGGGATGCAGCAGCAGGCTGTTGTGTGAGATTGTCTGATATGTATTCCACAGAGCGAACCCAGTGCTGAATATGAATATTGACACGGCCACAGACCTAGGCTTTGATGAAGATGGCTCCAGCGCAGACAGAGAGAGGTACCATAACAGTGCACTACAGACACTATAAAcactatggagaaaaaaaaataaaaattggtacTACTCAGTactataaaatctataaaatcatGAAGATTTTATAGACTCACCAACAAACATGACTCATTTTATATCGTCACTGTCATTCTATTTTCAAATTGTGCTAAATTAccccatttttttaattactaggactgtaaatttattaaaatggcaTACTCTACCATTTGGATACCCATTTACTCAAGAGTTTGAAAGAAGTGTTTTATGCttatttgtaaaaacagtaatattgtgaaattttattacaatttaaaatattttttttttctattttaaagtgtaatttattaatgtgacagCAAAACTGaagactaatggctgctgaaaattcagtcacatgattcttcagaaatcattcctacataatgatttggtgctcaagaaacatttcttatcattagtgttttctttttgtttttttgatagaaagaaatagaaagttcaaaagaacagcttttattttaaatcttttgtagcattataatgtttttactgtcatttttaatttgtttttaatttattattatactatcacgataataaaatttattcttgctgaataaaaatattaatttctttcataaaaaacgggggggggggggggcaaacaTTGGATTTGAAGTGTATAGATCAAGGGGGTGTATAGAGCATGTGACACTTtacttattacttttttattattattaatcatactaaattatcaaacactaaataaGCAGCCCTATTAGTTACATAATGTAGCACAATTGTCTGGTGTCTGTCTCAGGCAGTTTGTGATTTCATGTAATTACATTGGACATTGAGAGGTGAAATATGATATTCCCTGCTCTGAAATGATCTAAACAAGACGATATCAGATTGCACATTCAAAAACTGACTTCACTGTAAAAGATGAAAACCACTGACCTACAATGGAAGTATTTGCAAGCATGTTTATCTGGTCATGGGAGCCCACATTCTTCCAATGAATTTAAATGGCATCTACAAAATCCATTTAAGATACAGTATGCCATTTGTCCAGGAACAATACTGTGGTTCTCCATGACAGATAGCATCTGTTTGCACTAATCTGTGGGTAATTGTAGATTATAAGTTTCACTAGCagtagttttaattaaatgttgtgATGTTGGTGATCCCATGTTTCTCAGAATCACACTAAGCTATACTACATGCTAACTGAAGCAtgtgtttgattttatttcactaCGTTACTGGTCCAAAATTTCTTTACTGGTAACTTTTTTCACCGTATTGTCCTTTGTGTCTTCATACAGAAGAGCTTTGTGAGATtctgattgtgtgtgtatattgtgtgtcTGTTCTGTTTTAGCCTTAATTCCTTGGACTACAACATTGATATGACCATGGCAGAGAAAGACACTATGCCAATGAtggtaaatgtattattaaaataaagataatatacAGTGGGGagcaaaagtctgagaccactagtgaaagtCAACATAATTTGTGAAacaatgaattgaaaaaaaaaataacatgaattggAGAATTTCTTACTATTTGTTGTGTCAcctttttgctttaataacagcGGCACTCAGGCCGCATGACCTTCAgaagtttgtgtaaaacctgataatcatgttctccagcagGATTTGAGGCATTCACAAAGGCATTCACATTGTCACTGATCGGCTTATTTGATTAGTGATAGAGCTCAAATATTTCTTATTccattttacttaaaaacaaattcagaacCCTAAAAGTtcccaagtttttttttgaatCACAGATTTTCAATGTGATGGCAGACttttgaattctacaggatttcaaGCATATTTCCAGTGCCACTTATAGTGCAAAGAGACACATTTTTGTCTATAAATGCTGGTGACACAAGTGGTTCTTAAATCTTTATAAGTTCTTTAGCTGAGTGTCTTTTGAGTacttactttttttgttgtgcGGTAGGTAAttcaggaggaagaggaggaggatgaaagGAGTGAATCTCCATACATTGAACCTCTGGGTGCCGCACTGGCCCACCGAGAAAAGAGGAGAGGGGCAGACAGCCCCAGTATCACTTTTGCAAACCCTTCCACAGACACCACTGATCTCTAACATTCAGCCTCTGACCTCCacctatttgcattttttttttcttatacgtAGTCCTGCCAAAAAAGGAGAAAAGTCTCAATTTCACATTTCATTAAATTTGCACAAACTCTAAATCTAAACAAGACCTTTAAAGTTATCatcaattaacttttaaatgtaagAGTTGGAGAAAAAAATTCTCAGTGCACTAAAAACAAGCAGAAATTCAAACAGTATTTGAAGTCAAATTTTacctaaattattatttgtttttttttttctttttttttctgaacttttgGTATCTCCAATATGTTATACCTAATCCTTGATTGCAATGTTTTGTTATACAGAAGAATGGAGCtctcttaaaaatgtaattattctttTCTGTCTctgaacaaaaaacagaaactgcaacagaaactaaagtaaaactgCTTGTGTATCCTGCCAAATATTAGCTGGCACCAGTCTGCTAAGTTTAGGTCTgagtcaaatcaaatcaattaaataaaactcATATCTTAATAAGCCAAATTGGTGACCAGGGTGTATATATTTCATAAGCTGTCTATATATGGTGTATTGTTATATGTTCTAAGTGCAATCATTTGTTAGCATGttctgtgaatttaaaaaaataataataataatttgttttggaATTTTACTCTAATAAAATGTATCATCTTATCAAAATGAGTCACAAATCAAGTTTTGCTTTTCCCTTAGACATGATTTAATTTCAAAACTATTCACTTTACAGTTCTCACAACAGTCACAAAACATCACAGGGAATGTAAGGCTTGAAGGTGTGTTCGGTATGGGTGTGCTGAACTGAATTGCAAATACAAGACAAAACCGATTTAATTACGAAGTTATACAAAAACCAATAGAAAAAGCTGAATCTGAAACTCAAAGAACACCAAACATTTCACTGTTGAAAAATCAGAGATGTCATCTATTACTTGTTGCCTGAAACACCAATAATTTCTAGGGTCATTTTTGCCTAATACACAGTACTTGGTACTGTCACTTTATAAATGTACatgatttataaattttaaagataaaattatcagtgtaaaatattgtaaaagggCACTTTAAAAGTGATCCTCACTGACCACAACAACATCAGGGTAGCACAGTCTTGACAGAAGCAAGCAAAAACACTCAAAGCAGCAAAACTGGTAGGAGCCATTTTAAAGTCAAGAGCGAGGAGAAATTAAGACGACTGTATTGGTTTGCAGTGtatcaaaccaaaacaaaaatgatgattATCCATATAGGGGCTTCTTGTGACGCAGTGTCATTACAAGTCATTTCAAATGTCTTAAGACTGTTAAAGGGGCGTATCATTGAACAAAACCCAACCCTGTGGACGTCCTAAGTGCACAAAACTTGGAAAGATTGTCTCATTTGGATTATTAAGATGGTTTAGACTACCGTGGCTTCCTTAGTTTTCCTCATCTTGACGTGGTCTTGAACAACAACTTGGCCGCCGGATGTTCCTGAACCACTGGCGAAAATGATTCTGTCGACGCCTGCCACTCTGCACCGTTTTTTCCTCACTTTGTCCTTTGGCCAGGCTGCTTTCACCAAGGTCTGATGTGGGGGGAGGACTGGAAGGCATCGTCATAGATGTTTCGGCTAGGTTTGCTGGCAGAGCATCTGTCGGAGAGGGTAAGGCCAAAGGCTGTATCTTCTGTTTCTTTACCTGTTTCTCCAGGTGTTTCTGGATGGCTGAGCCCAGCACTGCCACCTCCATCACCGCACCGTACACCTCCCAAGTCATTCCTTTTTCATCCCAGCTCACCTCCTGCACGGGTTCTGGCAGTTCTTCCGGTGTCACCCCGATCCGTGGCTCCGGCTCGGGAATTACCTCAGGTGGGGTCAGAACGATCGGGGTCATAGGAGCCGTGGCGACTGAACGTAATTCCACCTGCAAGCCCACTTGCAACTCGGCATCTTTGGTCTGTGCCACCTCTGTACTACACTTGTTGGCGAGTTTTCCAAAGGTGCTTGGAAAAAGGAATGTTGTGGAGCCTTCGGGAGGAGTCATGGGGCTGGTGGCCACCGACTGGTACATCACCTCCAGGCTAACCTGGGTTTGCATGTGCTGTGTGCGTCCAGGCGATCGAGACAAGGTGAGCGTCTCTTGCAAAGGCCGTCCAGCATCCTTGGTTTCAGTCAATTCGGTTTTCTTCAGTTTTACTCCTACATCTTCAGGCTTTGTGGGTTGATCTTTCTGATTGCAAACTTCCACCGAGGCCTCTGTATTAGCGCCTGTGCTACTTGCATCTGTTTTCTGTGGGGTGCTTGAACCTTTGCTTCCAGAGTTTGTCTCATTGCTACTATCCCCTGGATCTCCAGGCAATCTTGATTCGTCATTGGTCGTATTCTGCTCAGTTGATGTGTGGCTTATCACGCTGGTCTTCTGGACTTGACTGACTTCAATCACG
Encoded here:
- the LOC109102103 gene encoding G protein-regulated inducer of neurite outgrowth 1-like codes for the protein MEGPVLTESEVWKVGSGTSTSINTDDRSIDYFPHMNDNLTDENLSKASENPGTAVQEEICGSIQEQPDQEVTADQIKSVIPHELRLEEDLSSSPTADEKDEPPAAACKQERCVNQAEDPADKMCLASGQHNLDQEITILVTNHDCTLEDEEDEEFGEQKTSSCPAEPETVSSVEGGGATEEESLDGSIIMVNVIEVSQVQKTSVISHTSTEQNTTNDESRLPGDPGDSSNETNSGSKGSSTPQKTDASSTGANTEASVEVCNQKDQPTKPEDVGVKLKKTELTETKDAGRPLQETLTLSRSPGRTQHMQTQVSLEVMYQSVATSPMTPPEGSTTFLFPSTFGKLANKCSTEVAQTKDAELQVGLQVELRSVATAPMTPIVLTPPEVIPEPEPRIGVTPEELPEPVQEVSWDEKGMTWEVYGAVMEVAVLGSAIQKHLEKQVKKQKIQPLALPSPTDALPANLAETSMTMPSSPPPTSDLGESSLAKGQSEEKTVQSGRRRQNHFRQWFRNIRRPSCCSRPRQDEEN